A section of the Capra hircus breed San Clemente chromosome 23, ASM170441v1, whole genome shotgun sequence genome encodes:
- the TREML2 gene encoding trem-like transcript 2 protein: protein MPPTFLLLLLLLLRLQGPVSGAPMESVYLKLQHFEGETLSVQCSYKSRKNHVEGKVWCKIRRRKCETGFTRVGVQGPRYLLQDDTQAKVVNVTMAALRHQDSGRYWCMRNSSGILYPLMGFLLEVSPASRTKGNTPLIKLPNILQSETVVATGPVPTSGLGGPFISQATVFTAGLLTLARPLPSPTSGSTRLTSVMGSSFSSTGLSTMGPGRATGSQTATASPSNTRASAAGPGSTSTKAAHLCTVGAPTMGMCPTSRTLLNHLFPSRYLDFYPMVLVGVLVLLSMLVMLIAVYSFWKKRHMGRYSICHGPARSWKDSPARPEPFWRPA from the exons ATGCCTCCCAccttcctgctgctgttgctgctgctcctgcGGCTCCAGGGCCCTGTCTCAG GTGCCCCCATGGAGAGTGTGTACTTAAAATTGCAGCACTTCGAAGGGGAGACTCTGTCTGTGCAGTGCTCCTACAAGAGCCGCAAAAACCACGTGGAGGGTAAGGTTTGGTGCAAAATCAGGAGGAGAAAGTGCGAGACTGGGTTCACCCGTGTCGGGGTGCAGGGGCCACGCTACTTGCTGCAGGACGATACCCAGGCCAAGGTGGTCAACGTCACCATGGCGGCCCTCAGGCACCAGGACTCGGGCCGGTACTGGTGCATGCGCAACAGCTCCGGCATCCTCTACCCTCTGATGGGCTTCCTGCTGGAAGTGTCTCCAG cctccagaaccaagGGAAACACTCCTCTCATAAAGCTGCCCAACATCCTCCAGAGTGAAACCGTTGTCGCCACAGGCCCTGTGCCCACCTCAGGCCTTGGGGGCCCTTTCATCAGCCAGGCGACAGTGTTCACAGCTGGACTCCTCACCTTGGCCagaccactgccttctcccacctCAGGGAGCACCAGACTGACTTCTGTGatgggttccagtttctccagcaCTGGCCTGTCCACCATGGGGCCCGGGAGGGCCACCGGGTCCCAGACAGCGACTGCATCTCCTAGCAACACCCGAGCCTCCGCTGCAGGCCCAGGCTCCACCTCCACTAAGGCCGCGCACCTCTGCACCGTGGGAGCCCCCACCATGGGAATGTGCCCCACCAGCAGAACTCTCCTCAACCACTTATTCCCCAGCAG ATACCTGGACTTTTATCCCATGGTGCTCGTGGGGGTGCTGGTGCTGCTCTCCATGCTTGTGATGTTGATCGCAGTCTACAGCTTCTGGAAGAAGAGACACATGGGAA GATACAGCATATGCCATGGCCCTGCCAGATCCTGGAAGGACTCGCCTGCAAGACCGGAACCTTTCTGGAGGCCCGCTTGA